The genomic window CGGCGCCATTCCAGCCGCCAACACCATGGTGTCGTTGAGTAACGGCTCGAAATGGACGGGCGCTACGCAGAATGCGGTGAGCACGTTGTCGCTGGATAGCGGCAGCTTGTGGGTCATGACGGGCGATTCCTCCCTGGGTCAACTGGCGTTGAGTAATTCCACCATCCAGTTTGCGCCACCGGAGAGCGACAACTACAAAACGCTCGTAGTGAACGGCGATCTATCGGGCGCGGGTGGTGTGATCGGAATGAACACGCTGCTCAACGAAGGTGGAGTGCTTGGCAATCAGCATACCGATCGCTTGCTCATTCTCGGCAACGTCACCACGACGGGTACGGTGCTATTGGACATCACCCCGCAAGGTGATGGTGCGGCGACGGGTGCCAGCGACGATGGCACGGTGAGCCCGAGCGAAGGCATTTCCCTGGTGCAGGTCGCCGGTTCCTCGCGTGCCGATGCCTTTGCGCTGAAGAATGGCTACGCCGCCGTCGGTCCATGGAAATACACGTTGTACGCATTCGAGCCCGGTCAAACGGATCCTGCCCAGAATGCAATGAACTCTGGCACGTTCAATTGGGACTATCGACTGGCTAGCGCCTATGTGGGGGAGGCCGATGGCAGCCCCGATGCGTCGACGAATAACGTCACGCCTCAGGATGAAAGTCGGCCGGATGCGCCAGTACGTGTTCGTCCTGCGGTGGTGCCCCAAATGCCTTCTTACATCGTCGCGCCAACAGCCTTGTTGAACTATGGCGATTCGATGATCGACACCTTGCATCAGCGCCTAGGCGAGATTCGCGACGCTACCCCAAGCGATCCACACGGTGGCGAGCTGTTCGTGCGCTACGTCGGTAGCCAGGAGCAGTATTCGTCAAATCTCGGTTTTGCCGATTACGGTTTTGGTTTCGATCAACAGATCAACGCGCTGCAGTTGGGTGGCAGCATCGTCTCTTGGACTGCTGATAATTCAAGCTTGCGTGCTGGATGGGCCCTCGACAAAGGCACCACACGCGTGACACCGAATGCGCCCGACGGCGCCAGTGTAGGTAGATACGACGCGCATGGCGTGTCGGCCTGGATGACGTGGCAGCAAGCCAATGGTTTCTATGTGGATGCGGTGCTGGGTGGTGAGCACTATCGGGGCGATGTGGATACGCAGGCCCGCAATAGCGCCGTTGCCAACCTCAGGGCGGGAAGCTGGACTGCTTCGGTGGAGATGGGTTACCCCTTCGCACTTGGCAAGGGCTGGTCACTGGAACCGCAAGCCCAGCTGAAGCATCAATCGTTGACGTTCAACGACTTCGCAGATGCCGATGGCCTCTCCACGCAGATCAATGTGGGTGGCTTAACGGCAACACGCGTGGGCGCTCGTTTAGTGAAAACCGACGATACGCGTTTCTCGCCTTATCTGCGCGCGGATTTCATTCGTACCACCGGCGGTGATTCGCAAATCGGCACATCGAGCAGCGCTTGGGATGCAAGCGGTGTGTTCAGCGGAGGGCGCCTGGGTAACAGTTACAGGCTTGGTGCGGGTGCGACCAGTCAATGGACTTCACACCTGGCGCTGTATGGCGAAGCCGATTATCGGCGCGGCACTGCTAGTCATGGCTTGCGCGGCTGGCAGGCAAATATGGGGTTGCGTTTCGACTTCTGATGCGTCGTGAAAAAGGGCGCTGAATGTGCGCATTTAGCGCCTCCACCGCGTTGATGAGTTAGCGATATCGGGAGAACGCTGCAAGGCGGCAGCACGCGCGAGAAACTTAGCCTCGATCAGTCCGATCCTGGGGCTGTGCTCGCGCGGCTGATCAACATATCTTCACGGTTGCTGTGAGGATCCGCTCGCCTGCGGCCCATTAGTGGTCGCCGGTTGCGCTTGCAGCCATTCGGGCTTGCCGACGACGACTTGTCCATGGATATCGTCGAAATCGTTGCTGGCTTGTTCGTGGAGTTTGTTCGCAACGGCGAATGCGCTCTGCGGAGAAGGAGCATATCCATGGATATAGACGATGCCGCCATCTTTGGCCGCTTCGTCGATCGGCTCGATCGCATGGTTGAAGCGGCGAATGGCACGTGGCGCGGCCACGCTGTCGCCATACTTCGTTCGCATCTGCCGCCACAGGACAAGCGCCTGGCGGACTTCCTCCGGCGTCGATTTGGAACGGGCTTCGGCGTAAGCCAGCTGATATTCGGATTTTTTGCGCTCCGCGGACAACGCCAGCCATGCCAGGCCCAGCGGCCGGTTTTGCGGCACTTCGGGTATATCGCCGTTGAAGAAAGCCAGGCCGAGCGAATACTGGGCATCCTTGTTGGCCCAATACGCCGACTCCTGCAGCATGTCGATCATCTTGGGGCCGTTGTCGTGGCCGTAAGCGGCACGCGCTTCGCAGGCGTAGTAGTCACCCGGCAGGATCGGCTCGATGGCCGGCGGGCAGTAGATATCCTTATCCGAAATAGGTGGGTTTGAATCGTCCGGAGCGGGCTCGTATTGCGCGGCGTCGGGCTTGGCGCCGTTCACCGTAATACTTGGTGCCGAAGACTGTGCGGATGCGATCGTCGTGAACGACAGCGCTGCGGCGAGCGCTCCCAAAGCGAGCAATGGTGTTTTCAACATACCCCTACCTGAATCATTTCCCCAAGCCAGCATAACGGGAAAGCACCGTTTTCGATGACTTGCCAGGTCAAATCCACACGCATTGTCCACGCGTGTGAATGTAATCAGTCGCGTGCGGCGACTTCGTCAATATGTCGCAGCAGATCGGCTGGATCGTCGTACACGCGGAACGCACCCGAACGCTGCAGCTCATCTTGCCCATAACCGCCCGATAGCAGACCGATGCCCAGGGCGCGTGCGCGCTGAGCGGCGAGCATGTCCCAGATGCTGTCGCCAACGACCAGCGATTGATGAATATCCACATCCAGCCGTTCTGCCGCGGCAAGGAACAGATCCGGATCGGGCTTGGCGTGGCGCACCATGTCGCGTGTCACCACCGGCACCTTGTCCGGATCGACCCCGAGCGCGGCGAGATTGTGTGCGGCGGTCTGCATGCGGCCACTGGTGGCGATCGCCCAGGGAATACCTTCCTTGGTGAGGAAATCGAGCAGCTCGCGCGCGCCGGGTAGTGGTCGCACGGAACCTTGCGTGTGATGGCGGTTGAATGCTTCGGCATGCCATTTCTGCAGGCGCAGGATGCGTTCCTCGGTAATGTCGAGCCCTGTTTCGCGCAGCAGGATATTGGTGAACAGGCCGCCGCTCATGCCGATCTTGCGGTGGATGTTCCATACCGGCAGCACAACGCCTTCACGATCCAGCGCTTCCTTCCAGGCCAGCACGTGCTGGTAGACGCTGTCGATCAGCGTGCCGTCGAGGTCGAAAAGGAAAGCGGTGCTGGAACGTGGCATGGGAAATTTCCGGCGCGTGATGTGCGTAATGCGTAGGTTAGGTTACCCCGGATGATGTCCGGGGTAATCCAATCTACAAAAGCTTTATCGCGACAAGGACCGGCCGGACTCGAGCACTGCCAGCGCCGCTGCACCAAGCAATCCGGGTTCCGGATGCGTGATCGCGATGGTCGGCACGCGTTCCATCGTGTCGCGGAAACGTCCTTTGGCCTCGAAGCGTTCACGGAAGCCGCCGCTCTGCAGCCAAGGCATCAGGATCTTCAGCACGCCACCGGTGAGATAGACGCCATCCCAGCCGCCCAGGCTCAGCACCAGGTCGCCGGCGACGCTGCCGAAAATACCGGCCAGCGTTTCCACCGTGCGCACGCACAGGGCGTCGCTGTTATCGGTGGCGCGCGCGGTGATGTCTTCCGGCGAGTATTCCTCGGCGGGCTGGCCGGCGATGTCGGCCAATGCCAGGTACAGGTTCACCAGACCATTGCCGCAGATCATGCGTTCGTTGGAAACGCGACCGAAGCGTTCGTTGAGTCGATGCAGGATCTCCACGTCTTCCGCGGTGTGTGCTGCAAAACCGGCGTGGCCACCTTCGGTTTC from Dyella caseinilytica includes these protein-coding regions:
- a CDS encoding HAD family hydrolase, which codes for MPRSSTAFLFDLDGTLIDSVYQHVLAWKEALDREGVVLPVWNIHRKIGMSGGLFTNILLRETGLDITEERILRLQKWHAEAFNRHHTQGSVRPLPGARELLDFLTKEGIPWAIATSGRMQTAAHNLAALGVDPDKVPVVTRDMVRHAKPDPDLFLAAAERLDVDIHQSLVVGDSIWDMLAAQRARALGIGLLSGGYGQDELQRSGAFRVYDDPADLLRHIDEVAARD
- the glk gene encoding glucokinase, with the translated sequence MDRATHTPTLLADLGGTNVRFALADTTSDSPLMLDSVRRYRVKDFDTLADTIRQYFTDTGHTASHAIIAAAGRIANGETVKITNNPWAVSAHGLQQEMGFDGVQLVNDFAAQGMSIPLLQKDQLKAVGPDLLPEHDNKSSQTFVVMGPGTGLGVAGLLLRHGHWIVLETEGGHAGFAAHTAEDVEILHRLNERFGRVSNERMICGNGLVNLYLALADIAGQPAEEYSPEDITARATDNSDALCVRTVETLAGIFGSVAGDLVLSLGGWDGVYLTGGVLKILMPWLQSGGFRERFEAKGRFRDTMERVPTIAITHPEPGLLGAAALAVLESGRSLSR